A region from the Microcoleus sp. AS-A8 genome encodes:
- a CDS encoding DUF1816 domain-containing protein, translating into MASRPSKHSTLENRIELDWWVEIVTAVPNCTYYFGPFNSRQEADYAQVGYCEDLKQEGAHGITIQIKQCQPRELTSYTEERERII; encoded by the coding sequence ATAGCTTCTAGGCCTTCAAAACACTCCACTCTAGAGAACCGGATTGAATTGGACTGGTGGGTAGAAATTGTGACAGCCGTGCCCAACTGTACATATTACTTTGGTCCGTTTAACAGTAGGCAGGAAGCAGACTATGCTCAAGTTGGCTACTGTGAAGATTTAAAACAGGAGGGTGCCCACGGCATTACTATCCAAATTAAGCAGTGTCAACCTAGAGAGTTAACCAGTTACACAGAGGAGAGAGAACGGATAATCTAG
- a CDS encoding helix-turn-helix transcriptional regulator, producing the protein MPAIDQSELADLVRETRQRLELSQAKFAAKLGVSFQSVNRWENGRTKPLPVALKQIEHLLHQMGDTGKDLLVKYFSE; encoded by the coding sequence ATGCCTGCGATCGACCAATCAGAGCTAGCAGATCTGGTGCGTGAAACGCGACAACGCCTGGAACTCTCACAAGCTAAGTTTGCCGCGAAATTAGGGGTTTCTTTTCAGAGCGTCAATCGTTGGGAGAATGGGCGAACGAAGCCCTTACCTGTCGCATTGAAGCAGATTGAACACTTGCTGCATCAGATGGGCGATACTGGCAAAGATTTGCTCGTCAAATACTTCTCAGAGTGA
- a CDS encoding TVP38/TMEM64 family protein, whose translation MFLKLVGLTLLAVGIAIGIGSYPALAETSSAVRGFNIQDMLRHTLAWINQLGSVGVLAYIALYIIATVAFLPGSIVTLGGGAIFGVVLGSLYVFIGASLGATAAFLIGRYLARDWVYKQIAGNEKFRKIDEAVGKEGFKIVFLTRLSPVFPFNLLNYALGITGVSFKDYLLGFLGMIPGTVMYVYLGSLAGACTQIGTTDQPTNFAVEWTMRIIGFIATVAVTVFVTRIARKALEEKVS comes from the coding sequence ATGTTTCTCAAACTGGTTGGATTAACGCTACTGGCAGTCGGCATTGCCATCGGAATTGGTAGCTATCCAGCATTGGCAGAGACATCTTCTGCTGTCAGGGGATTCAATATCCAAGACATGTTGCGGCACACCTTGGCTTGGATTAATCAGCTAGGGAGTGTGGGAGTACTCGCTTATATTGCACTCTATATTATCGCTACGGTAGCTTTCTTACCGGGATCAATCGTTACTTTAGGAGGAGGCGCAATATTTGGTGTTGTGTTAGGTTCACTCTACGTTTTTATTGGTGCCTCGCTGGGAGCCACTGCTGCCTTCTTAATCGGACGTTACTTAGCACGGGATTGGGTTTACAAGCAAATCGCAGGCAATGAAAAATTTCGTAAGATTGACGAGGCTGTTGGTAAAGAAGGATTCAAAATTGTTTTTTTGACGCGACTCTCTCCAGTTTTTCCATTTAACTTATTGAACTACGCTTTGGGAATTACGGGAGTTTCCTTCAAAGACTACCTCCTTGGCTTCCTGGGTATGATTCCTGGTACAGTGATGTACGTTTACCTAGGTTCCTTGGCGGGTGCCTGTACTCAGATTGGTACGACCGATCAGCCCACCAACTTTGCTGTAGAGTGGACAATGCGAATTATTGGTTTTATTGCCACTGTTGCGGTGACTGTTTTTGTCACTCGAATTGCTCGGAAGGCTTTAGAAGAGAAAGTTTCTTAG
- a CDS encoding sulfurtransferase: MMDSSFVVSAQYLKEHLDDPQVVIVDCRFVLTEPEVGHQQYLESHIPMAHYLDLNKDLSAPVGPHGGRHPLPDIDELAQKLAAIGVNFQQTLVVAYDHSRLGFAARLWWLLRYMGHDQVALLNGGWTAWQAAGYPATDVLPPTPVPGMFVPQIRSDWWLDIDTFKVRKDLPGVVVVDARERDRYLGKREPIDPIAGHIPGAVNYPWQDVTDAQGYVYPIAQQQQRWLDITPQTEVIVYCGSGVTACVNLLSLELAGIHTSKLYAGGWSDWCSYLTPPQASQSTD, encoded by the coding sequence ATAATGGATTCTTCTTTTGTCGTTTCTGCCCAGTACCTTAAGGAACATTTAGATGACCCGCAAGTGGTGATTGTGGATTGTCGCTTCGTACTCACTGAGCCAGAAGTGGGTCATCAACAGTATTTAGAGAGTCACATCCCCATGGCTCACTATCTCGATTTAAATAAAGACCTATCGGCACCTGTAGGGCCTCATGGTGGGCGTCACCCGTTGCCGGATATCGATGAGCTAGCGCAGAAATTAGCTGCCATAGGCGTGAATTTTCAACAGACTCTAGTCGTCGCTTACGATCATTCTCGCTTGGGTTTTGCGGCGCGTCTGTGGTGGCTACTCCGTTACATGGGACATGACCAAGTTGCCTTGCTCAATGGGGGCTGGACGGCATGGCAAGCAGCGGGATACCCCGCTACAGATGTTTTACCTCCGACGCCAGTGCCAGGGATGTTTGTTCCCCAAATACGCTCGGATTGGTGGCTGGATATTGACACCTTCAAAGTGCGTAAGGATTTGCCGGGTGTAGTGGTGGTCGATGCGCGGGAGCGCGATCGCTATTTAGGGAAACGAGAGCCGATTGACCCCATCGCGGGTCATATACCTGGTGCCGTTAATTACCCTTGGCAAGACGTTACCGATGCTCAAGGTTATGTGTACCCCATCGCTCAGCAACAACAGCGATGGCTTGATATCACACCACAAACAGAAGTTATTGTTTATTGTGGTTCTGGAGTCACCGCCTGTGTCAATCTCCTCTCTCTAGAATTGGCTGGGATTCACACAAGCAAGCTCTATGCAGGGGGTTGGAGTGACTGGTGTTCTTATCTAACTCCCCCACAAGCCTCCCAATCAACTGATTGA
- a CDS encoding mercuric reductase yields MSNSAFENVTVAPMDEYNQRLVSYVHPPDWVNPKPASCYDLVVIGAGTAGLVVAAGAAGLDLGLKVALIEKHLMGGDCLNVGCVPSKCMIRSSRVVADMREAKNYGVHVPEEIQVDFPAVMQRMRRIRARMSPHDSAERFQQLGVDVFLGSGRFLGDNTIEVGSETLRFKKAVIATGARAVRLSIEGMEEAGYLTNESVFSLTERPRRIALIGGGPLDCELAQAFRRLGSEVVLFHRSSHILNKEDAEAAEIVQNVFIREGIRLILDSEVTRVVKSSEGKTLYFTNQGQEESITVDEILVGVGRAPNVEGLNLEAVGVEYDQKQGVKVNDYLQTTNPRIYAAGDICMNWKFTHAADAAARIVIKNTLFSPLGLGRSKLSSLVMPWVTYTDPEIAHVGLYEREAKEKGIEVEAIAIPLSQVDRAIADGEEEGFVKILHRKGSDEILGATIVARHAGEMISEVTTAIVGKVGLSQLSGVIHPYPTQAEAIKKAADAYRRTLLTPNTKRFLGWLTKLS; encoded by the coding sequence ATGTCAAATTCAGCATTCGAGAATGTTACCGTCGCACCGATGGATGAGTATAACCAGAGGTTGGTTTCCTACGTTCATCCACCGGATTGGGTTAATCCTAAACCCGCTAGCTGTTACGACTTAGTGGTGATTGGCGCGGGTACGGCTGGATTAGTCGTGGCGGCAGGTGCGGCGGGTTTAGATTTGGGTTTGAAAGTTGCCTTGATTGAAAAGCATCTGATGGGTGGGGATTGCTTGAATGTGGGGTGCGTGCCTTCAAAGTGCATGATTCGATCTTCTCGTGTTGTTGCCGACATGCGAGAAGCCAAAAACTACGGAGTTCATGTCCCAGAAGAGATTCAAGTGGATTTTCCCGCCGTAATGCAAAGAATGCGTAGAATTCGGGCAAGGATGAGTCCTCATGATTCGGCGGAACGTTTCCAACAACTTGGGGTTGATGTCTTTTTGGGTAGTGGTCGTTTTTTGGGTGACAACACGATTGAAGTGGGGAGTGAGACTCTCCGGTTTAAGAAAGCGGTAATTGCGACGGGGGCTAGGGCAGTACGATTATCAATTGAGGGGATGGAAGAGGCGGGGTATCTGACGAATGAGAGTGTTTTTTCCCTTACCGAACGACCGCGACGTATAGCATTGATTGGTGGCGGCCCCCTCGATTGCGAATTAGCTCAGGCGTTTCGGCGCTTGGGGAGTGAGGTGGTACTGTTCCATCGGAGTTCTCATATCTTGAATAAAGAGGATGCCGAGGCGGCGGAAATTGTTCAGAACGTGTTTATTCGGGAAGGAATTCGCTTAATACTGGATTCCGAAGTGACGCGGGTGGTCAAGTCTAGTGAAGGCAAGACACTTTACTTTACCAATCAGGGTCAGGAGGAGTCGATTACGGTTGATGAAATTTTGGTGGGTGTCGGACGTGCGCCGAATGTGGAAGGGCTGAATTTAGAAGCGGTTGGGGTAGAGTACGACCAGAAGCAAGGGGTGAAGGTAAATGACTACCTGCAAACGACGAACCCCCGAATTTATGCCGCAGGCGACATCTGCATGAATTGGAAGTTTACCCATGCGGCGGATGCGGCGGCGCGGATTGTGATAAAAAATACTTTGTTTTCACCGTTGGGTTTAGGACGTTCTAAACTGAGTAGTTTGGTGATGCCTTGGGTCACGTATACTGACCCGGAGATTGCTCATGTGGGACTGTATGAACGGGAAGCGAAGGAAAAGGGGATTGAGGTAGAGGCGATCGCAATTCCTTTAAGTCAGGTGGATCGTGCGATCGCAGATGGTGAGGAGGAAGGGTTTGTCAAAATCCTGCATAGGAAGGGTTCGGATGAGATTTTGGGGGCGACGATTGTGGCTCGTCATGCGGGTGAGATGATTTCGGAAGTGACGACGGCAATTGTGGGTAAGGTGGGTTTGAGTCAGTTAAGTGGTGTGATTCATCCCTATCCCACTCAGGCGGAAGCAATTAAGAAGGCGGCGGATGCTTATCGCCGCACGTTGCTCACGCCGAATACTAAGCGGTTTTTGGGATGGCTGACAAAGTTGTCGTAG
- a CDS encoding ATP-binding protein: protein MSAAIALTKADAGTVQLFDVATQDLVLLATQGFEQNMTEHFYRVNASFNTSCGIALKKGIRSFVDFDVPESEDPSGSMRLHVEAGYLSAQSTPLTTRAGRLIGMVSTHWHDHHRPSARELRFLDLLARQAADLIEQRQTAAEREQLLARAEAARAEADRANRIKDEFLAVLSHELRSPLNPILGWAKLLQNGKLDAAKTQQALKTIERNAQLQSELIEDLLDVSRILQGKLNLNVSSINLVSIIRAAMETVRLAAEAKSIKLEASLEPDVGLVWGDSTRLQQVIWNLLSNAVKFTPAGGHVNIRLERLDSYAHIIVSDTGQGIEPDFLPYVFDYFRQANATTTRKFGGLGLGLAIVRNLVELHGGTAGVESLGVGKGATFTVRLPVMPIQSSANQNGQSSKPSSDLNGIQVLVVDDEPDSREFVAFVLEQAGANVLTATTADEALTMLIRSEPNVLLSDIGMPDMDGYMLMQQVRALPPDQGGQVLAIALTAYAGDFNQQQALRAGFQQHVSKPLEPETLIQVISSLIKSAIA, encoded by the coding sequence ATGTCTGCTGCAATCGCGCTCACAAAGGCGGATGCCGGAACGGTGCAACTTTTTGACGTAGCGACGCAAGATCTGGTACTGCTCGCCACGCAAGGCTTTGAGCAAAACATGACCGAGCATTTCTACCGGGTGAATGCAAGTTTTAATACCTCCTGCGGTATTGCCCTTAAGAAGGGGATTCGTAGCTTCGTTGATTTCGATGTGCCAGAGAGTGAAGACCCCAGCGGTTCAATGCGACTGCATGTGGAGGCTGGGTATCTCTCCGCGCAGTCCACCCCGTTGACCACCCGTGCAGGCAGACTGATCGGCATGGTTTCCACTCATTGGCATGACCACCACCGACCCAGCGCTCGCGAGTTGCGGTTTCTTGATTTACTCGCTCGCCAAGCGGCTGACCTAATTGAGCAGCGGCAGACAGCAGCCGAACGGGAACAACTTCTTGCACGCGCCGAAGCTGCACGCGCCGAAGCTGATCGCGCCAATCGCATCAAAGATGAGTTTTTGGCGGTGCTCTCCCATGAATTACGATCGCCCCTCAATCCGATTTTGGGCTGGGCAAAACTCTTGCAGAATGGCAAGCTAGACGCAGCAAAAACCCAGCAGGCATTGAAGACGATCGAACGCAATGCCCAACTGCAATCGGAATTGATTGAAGATCTGCTGGATGTTTCCCGGATTTTACAGGGCAAGCTCAACCTTAACGTCAGTTCGATCAATCTAGTCTCCATCATTCGAGCCGCGATGGAAACGGTACGGCTGGCGGCAGAAGCCAAATCAATCAAATTAGAAGCAAGCCTTGAACCAGATGTGGGTTTGGTTTGGGGAGATTCCACCCGGTTGCAGCAAGTAATTTGGAATCTGCTCTCCAATGCGGTAAAGTTTACGCCAGCAGGGGGACATGTCAACATTCGGTTAGAGCGCTTAGACTCATACGCCCACATTATAGTCAGCGATACCGGACAGGGAATTGAGCCTGACTTTCTGCCCTATGTGTTTGACTACTTCCGTCAAGCCAACGCGACAACGACCCGAAAGTTTGGTGGCCTGGGATTAGGGCTGGCGATCGTGCGAAACTTAGTCGAACTGCATGGGGGCACAGCCGGAGTCGAAAGCCTTGGGGTAGGGAAAGGTGCAACCTTTACCGTCAGACTTCCAGTCATGCCCATCCAGTCGTCCGCCAATCAGAACGGTCAATCATCAAAGCCATCTTCTGATTTGAACGGTATTCAAGTGTTAGTCGTGGATGATGAACCGGATTCACGGGAGTTTGTGGCTTTTGTGTTAGAGCAAGCGGGCGCAAACGTACTCACAGCAACGACTGCCGATGAAGCATTAACCATGCTCATTCGATCGGAGCCAAATGTGCTGCTGAGTGACATTGGGATGCCAGATATGGATGGCTATATGCTGATGCAACAGGTGAGAGCGTTGCCGCCAGACCAAGGCGGACAAGTTTTAGCGATCGCTCTCACTGCCTACGCAGGGGACTTCAACCAGCAACAAGCACTACGAGCTGGATTTCAACAGCATGTCTCAAAACCCCTAGAACCAGAGACATTGATTCAAGTGATTTCTAGCCTGATTAAGTCCGCGATCGCTTAA
- a CDS encoding MBL fold metallo-hydrolase, with the protein MPDFQPAAPTPRISNVRADMVTGSIDDFVVQFWGVRDKISTPGKETIRYGGNTSCVEMRVGNKRLIFDGGTGLRLLGNNLLKSMPVEAYIFFTNCHWDSIQGFPFFIPALLPGNCFHIYGAEASDGTSMEQRLSRQMLGPNFPVPLQVMRSELKFYELTSGLTILLDDVTVETVFLNYSHRAMGYRVTWQGHSVVYAMDRLCYEDHIDKALLHLARQADLLILKAPNSFCEGGIPSSPRLWKDNLWQTGIETAKAAGVKRIVMSRYNPDSDDDFLDQVEDQVKSVFPNDFLAREGMIVPIA; encoded by the coding sequence ATGCCAGATTTTCAGCCAGCGGCACCAACCCCACGTATATCGAATGTTAGAGCCGATATGGTAACTGGCTCTATAGATGATTTTGTCGTTCAATTTTGGGGCGTTCGAGATAAAATTTCCACTCCAGGAAAAGAGACAATCCGCTACGGGGGCAATACATCCTGTGTCGAAATGCGGGTGGGCAACAAACGTCTGATTTTTGACGGCGGTACCGGGTTAAGGTTGTTGGGCAATAATTTGCTCAAATCAATGCCCGTGGAAGCCTACATCTTCTTTACCAATTGCCATTGGGACAGCATCCAAGGATTTCCCTTTTTCATCCCCGCCCTTCTTCCGGGCAACTGCTTTCATATTTACGGGGCAGAGGCATCTGATGGGACCTCGATGGAACAGCGCCTGAGTCGCCAGATGCTCGGCCCCAATTTTCCCGTTCCCCTTCAAGTAATGCGCTCAGAGCTCAAGTTCTACGAGCTGACGTCTGGATTGACTATCTTATTGGACGATGTGACCGTTGAGACCGTCTTTCTCAACTACTCACACAGGGCAATGGGTTATCGAGTCACCTGGCAAGGACATTCTGTTGTCTACGCCATGGATCGCCTCTGTTATGAGGATCACATCGATAAAGCGCTGCTTCATCTAGCACGGCAAGCTGATTTGCTGATTTTGAAGGCTCCTAATTCCTTCTGTGAGGGTGGCATCCCATCTTCGCCACGCCTCTGGAAAGACAATCTCTGGCAGACGGGAATCGAAACCGCAAAAGCAGCCGGCGTTAAGCGAATCGTCATGTCTCGCTACAACCCTGACTCCGATGACGACTTTCTCGATCAGGTAGAAGATCAAGTTAAGTCCGTTTTCCCCAATGACTTCCTAGCCCGCGAAGGAATGATTGTGCCAATAGCTTAG
- a CDS encoding inorganic diphosphatase, whose translation MDLSRIPAQPKPGLINVLIEIPAGSKNKYEFDKDLEAFALDRVLYASVQYPYDYGFVPNTLADDGDPLDGMVLMDQPTFPGCVIAARPIGMLEMIDGGDRDEKILCVPDKDPRYTHVKSLQDIAPHRLDEIAEFFRTYKNLEKKVTEILGWQDVGHVMPLVEKCIKAGEK comes from the coding sequence ATGGATTTATCACGCATTCCGGCTCAACCCAAACCAGGTCTGATCAACGTTCTGATTGAAATTCCAGCGGGTAGTAAGAACAAGTACGAATTTGACAAAGACTTAGAAGCCTTTGCACTCGATCGCGTACTTTATGCTTCTGTGCAATATCCGTATGACTACGGTTTCGTGCCTAACACATTAGCGGATGATGGCGATCCGCTCGATGGTATGGTATTGATGGATCAACCTACGTTTCCAGGGTGTGTGATTGCCGCACGACCGATTGGGATGCTAGAGATGATTGATGGAGGCGATCGCGACGAAAAAATTCTTTGTGTTCCCGACAAAGACCCGCGTTACACCCATGTCAAATCTCTTCAAGACATCGCGCCGCATCGATTGGATGAAATTGCTGAATTTTTCAGGACTTACAAAAACCTAGAAAAAAAAGTCACGGAAATCCTGGGCTGGCAAGATGTCGGGCACGTCATGCCACTGGTGGAGAAGTGCATCAAAGCTGGTGAAAAATGA
- a CDS encoding DUF362 domain-containing protein, whose amino-acid sequence MSTVSLIRADSYDRQRLRASLETLLEPLGGMGAFVKRGNCVLLKPNLLTGGRLGKECITRPELVYTVAQLVQEAGGKPFLGDSPAFGSAWGVAKANGYLPLMEELNLPIVEFHGQRYETTSTTFNHLRLCKEAMDADVVINLPKVKSHAQLTITLGVKNLFGCVPGKMKAWWHMEAGKDEQRFGEMLVETARAINPDLTIVDGIIGHEGNGPSGGEPRSLNVLGASADVFALDRAMLDILNVEPSVVPTVAASQRLGLCPELREMHFPHLQPMELQVMDWRLPDALVPLDFGMPRVIKSTFRHLYIRFIKEPIKAYAER is encoded by the coding sequence ATGTCTACGGTTAGTTTAATTCGTGCTGATTCCTATGATCGGCAGCGACTGCGTGCCTCCTTAGAAACCTTGCTGGAGCCGTTGGGAGGAATGGGGGCTTTTGTGAAGCGGGGTAATTGCGTCCTGCTCAAACCCAATCTTCTCACGGGTGGGCGTCTTGGCAAAGAATGCATCACTCGTCCGGAGCTGGTTTACACTGTCGCTCAATTGGTACAAGAAGCAGGAGGCAAACCCTTTCTCGGAGATAGCCCTGCTTTTGGGAGTGCTTGGGGAGTTGCCAAGGCAAACGGCTATCTGCCGCTGATGGAAGAACTCAACTTACCCATCGTAGAATTTCACGGTCAGCGTTACGAAACAACGAGTACAACGTTCAACCATCTGCGACTGTGCAAAGAAGCCATGGACGCCGATGTCGTGATTAACCTACCAAAGGTGAAGTCTCACGCGCAGTTAACCATCACCTTGGGCGTCAAGAACTTATTCGGCTGTGTCCCCGGCAAAATGAAAGCTTGGTGGCACATGGAAGCGGGGAAGGATGAACAACGCTTTGGGGAAATGTTGGTGGAAACGGCACGGGCGATTAATCCAGACTTGACGATTGTCGATGGTATCATCGGTCATGAAGGAAATGGCCCTAGTGGCGGCGAACCGCGATCGCTAAATGTCTTGGGAGCGTCCGCCGATGTCTTTGCCCTAGATCGCGCAATGCTAGACATCCTCAATGTTGAGCCATCCGTTGTTCCCACAGTAGCCGCCAGTCAACGATTAGGGCTGTGTCCAGAACTGAGGGAGATGCATTTTCCCCACCTGCAACCAATGGAACTGCAAGTGATGGATTGGAGACTTCCTGATGCTTTAGTCCCGCTTGATTTTGGGATGCCTCGTGTAATTAAGTCTACTTTTAGACATCTGTACATCCGCTTTATCAAAGAACCCATCAAAGCTTATGCCGAAAGATAG
- a CDS encoding 2-isopropylmalate synthase: MNKQPQTDRIIIFDTTLRDGEQCPGATLNVDEKLVIARQLARLGVDVIEAGFAFASPGDFEAVEKIAKAVGTEDGPVICSLARAIKGDIQAAAEAIKPAAKGRIHTFISTSDIHLEYQLKKSKAEVLAIAEEMVAYAKSFTDDVEFSTMDATRTDPEYLYQVLERAIAAGATTINIPDTVGYTTPSEFGALIKGIKDNVPNIDQAIISVHGHNDIGLAVANFLEAVKNGARQLECAINGIGERAGNTALEEVVMALHVRRQYYNPFLGRPVESEAPLTNIDTRQIYKTSRLVSNLTGMLVQPNKAIVGANAFAHESGIHQDGVLKNRLTYEIMDAQSIGLTENQIVLGKHSGRNAFRTRLRELGFELSETELNKAFIRFKELADKKKEISDWDLEAIANDETQQTPELFHLELVQVSCGNQARPTATVCLRNPGGEELMDAAIGTGPVDAVYKAINRVVNVPNELIEFSVQSVTKGIDAMGEVTIRLRHNHRVFSGHAANTDIIVASAQAYVNALNRLYGSLQGDQTRRIGRGETSANESGITAESVVVQGARVNQQ, encoded by the coding sequence ATGAACAAGCAACCGCAAACAGACCGCATTATTATCTTTGACACCACTCTCCGGGATGGGGAACAGTGCCCCGGAGCGACCCTGAATGTAGACGAAAAGCTGGTGATTGCGCGGCAACTAGCGCGTCTAGGAGTTGATGTGATTGAGGCGGGTTTCGCTTTTGCTAGCCCCGGAGATTTTGAGGCGGTGGAAAAAATTGCCAAAGCCGTGGGGACAGAGGATGGCCCGGTCATCTGTAGTTTGGCAAGAGCGATTAAAGGCGATATCCAAGCCGCTGCGGAAGCGATTAAGCCAGCCGCCAAGGGTCGAATTCATACCTTTATCTCGACTTCAGACATTCACCTGGAATACCAACTCAAGAAATCCAAAGCCGAGGTACTGGCGATCGCCGAGGAAATGGTCGCGTATGCCAAAAGCTTCACCGACGACGTGGAATTTTCAACCATGGATGCCACCCGTACCGATCCAGAGTACCTCTACCAAGTGCTAGAACGGGCGATCGCAGCCGGTGCCACCACCATCAATATTCCCGATACCGTGGGTTACACCACCCCTAGCGAATTTGGGGCGCTGATTAAGGGCATCAAAGACAACGTCCCCAATATTGACCAAGCGATTATTTCCGTCCATGGTCACAATGATATCGGCTTGGCGGTGGCGAACTTCCTGGAAGCCGTCAAGAATGGGGCGAGGCAGTTGGAATGTGCGATCAACGGCATCGGTGAACGGGCGGGAAATACGGCTCTAGAAGAGGTGGTGATGGCGCTGCATGTGCGGCGGCAGTATTACAATCCCTTCTTAGGACGTCCTGTGGAGTCAGAAGCCCCCCTGACGAACATTGACACGCGGCAGATTTATAAAACCTCTCGCTTGGTGTCCAACCTCACCGGCATGTTGGTACAGCCGAACAAAGCGATTGTGGGAGCAAATGCCTTTGCTCACGAGTCAGGGATTCATCAGGATGGGGTACTCAAGAACAGGCTGACTTACGAAATCATGGATGCCCAGTCCATTGGTTTGACAGAAAATCAGATTGTGTTGGGCAAACACTCCGGGCGCAACGCCTTCCGCACTCGCTTGCGGGAACTGGGGTTTGAGCTTTCGGAAACCGAGTTGAATAAGGCATTTATCCGCTTCAAAGAACTGGCTGATAAGAAAAAAGAAATCTCGGACTGGGATTTGGAAGCGATCGCCAATGATGAAACCCAACAAACTCCAGAACTGTTCCACCTAGAATTGGTACAGGTTTCTTGTGGCAATCAGGCACGTCCGACTGCCACCGTATGCCTGAGAAACCCAGGGGGTGAAGAATTGATGGATGCGGCGATCGGCACGGGGCCTGTAGATGCGGTGTACAAAGCCATCAACCGGGTGGTGAACGTCCCCAACGAACTGATCGAGTTTTCCGTGCAGTCCGTGACTAAGGGCATTGATGCCATGGGAGAAGTGACCATTCGCCTACGGCACAATCATCGGGTATTCTCCGGTCATGCTGCCAACACCGACATCATTGTGGCCTCTGCTCAAGCCTATGTGAACGCCCTCAATCGCCTGTATGGCTCATTGCAAGGCGACCAAACACGACGGATTGGTCGCGGGGAAACCAGCGCGAATGAATCGGGCATAACAGCAGAATCGGTTGTTGTTCAGGGAGCGAGGGTTAATCAACAGTGA
- a CDS encoding class I SAM-dependent methyltransferase — MLDETLEKERRFHDNWAAAIDVDGIRVADYFEACTAPENRFILRQMGDIRGKRLLDLGCGAGENSVYFAKQGAHCVATDYSPGMVEVALKLAASNGVKIEGRTANAMALDFPDNTFDLVYASNLLHHIPDPKIALKEMHRVLKPGGKACFWDPLKHNPVINVYRRMATEVRTEDEMPLDINIVNYIQSLFSETAYDTFWIATLWIFLRFYLIEKVNPNQERYWKKIILEQERLAPTYLRLEKLDKFLKKLPLMKRLAWNIAVVATK; from the coding sequence ATGTTAGACGAAACCTTGGAAAAAGAGCGACGCTTCCATGATAATTGGGCTGCCGCTATTGATGTAGATGGAATTCGGGTAGCCGACTATTTTGAAGCTTGTACAGCTCCCGAAAATCGCTTTATTCTACGCCAGATGGGAGACATCCGAGGTAAGCGGCTATTAGACTTGGGATGTGGTGCGGGTGAAAATAGCGTCTATTTTGCCAAACAAGGAGCGCATTGTGTAGCTACAGATTATTCACCAGGAATGGTAGAAGTGGCGCTCAAATTAGCGGCATCGAATGGAGTCAAGATTGAAGGACGCACCGCCAATGCAATGGCGCTGGATTTTCCAGATAACACCTTTGATTTAGTCTATGCTTCTAATTTATTGCATCATATCCCAGATCCAAAAATCGCTTTAAAAGAAATGCACCGAGTCCTCAAACCCGGAGGAAAAGCCTGTTTTTGGGACCCCTTAAAGCATAACCCGGTGATTAATGTCTATCGCCGCATGGCAACTGAAGTGCGTACTGAAGATGAAATGCCGCTGGATATTAATATTGTTAATTACATACAATCTCTATTTTCGGAAACCGCTTACGATACCTTTTGGATCGCCACGCTTTGGATTTTCTTGCGCTTCTATTTGATCGAAAAAGTTAATCCTAATCAGGAGCGTTATTGGAAGAAAATTATTCTGGAACAAGAACGATTAGCCCCGACTTATCTACGCTTGGAAAAATTAGATAAATTCTTGAAGAAATTACCACTGATGAAGCGCTTAGCGTGGAATATTGCGGTGGTAGCTACTAAATAA
- a CDS encoding NYN domain-containing protein: MPCPMNRLSIFVDGNNMFYAQQKNGWFFDPRRVLDYFKGEPNITLVNAFWYTGLKDPQDQRGFRDALISLGYTVRTKILKEYYDDNSGRYSQKANLDIEIVVDMFNTVDQYDKVILFSGDGDFERAIELLRSKNTHITVVSTEGMIARELRNATDRYIDLNEIRDRIEKIDY, translated from the coding sequence ATGCCATGCCCCATGAACCGTCTGTCTATTTTTGTAGACGGGAACAATATGTTCTACGCTCAACAAAAAAACGGCTGGTTTTTCGATCCAAGAAGGGTATTAGACTACTTCAAAGGTGAGCCAAACATAACATTAGTCAATGCCTTTTGGTACACCGGATTAAAAGACCCTCAAGATCAGCGCGGATTTCGAGATGCCCTAATCAGCCTCGGTTACACCGTCCGGACAAAAATTCTCAAAGAATATTACGATGATAATTCGGGTCGTTATTCTCAAAAAGCTAATTTAGATATAGAAATTGTTGTCGATATGTTTAATACAGTAGATCAGTACGATAAAGTGATTCTTTTTAGTGGAGATGGTGATTTTGAACGAGCTATTGAATTACTACGTTCAAAGAATACACATATTACAGTAGTCTCAACAGAGGGAATGATTGCCAGGGAATTAAGGAATGCAACCGACCGTTACATAGATTTAAACGAAATCCGCGATCGGATAGAGAAAATTGACTATTAA